A single region of the Pseudalkalibacillus berkeleyi genome encodes:
- a CDS encoding ABC transporter ATP-binding protein: MIEVKNLSHQFTIGKKGKESVIPVLRNINLKVDKGEVVTVVGRSGSGKSTLLNLISGYMSPAEGEIFIDSNKVSDFNESKWADFRLNNLGFIFQSFQLIPSMTAFENVELALTLKGVKVVERRKQTEAIFQKVGLEKFTEHYPSELSGGQQQRVSIARALVLNPPIILADEPTGSLDSETEEELLSFIKELNRELGITFLIITHDDKVARIGNRVIEIMDGKLNKEAFAS; encoded by the coding sequence ATGATTGAAGTGAAAAATCTAAGCCATCAATTTACAATCGGCAAAAAAGGAAAAGAATCGGTAATACCAGTGTTACGAAATATAAATTTAAAAGTTGATAAAGGAGAAGTCGTCACAGTCGTTGGGAGGAGCGGATCTGGAAAATCTACATTATTGAATTTGATCAGTGGATATATGAGTCCGGCAGAAGGTGAAATTTTCATCGATAGTAACAAAGTAAGTGACTTTAACGAAAGCAAATGGGCGGATTTCCGTTTAAACAATTTAGGATTCATCTTTCAAAGCTTTCAACTTATTCCAAGCATGACTGCGTTTGAAAATGTAGAACTTGCACTCACGTTAAAAGGTGTAAAGGTAGTGGAGCGCAGAAAACAGACAGAAGCAATTTTTCAGAAAGTAGGGTTGGAAAAATTTACGGAGCATTATCCGAGCGAACTTTCTGGGGGGCAACAACAGCGAGTAAGTATTGCTCGAGCACTTGTCTTGAACCCCCCAATTATCCTTGCAGATGAACCGACTGGAAGTTTAGATAGTGAAACAGAAGAGGAATTACTCAGTTTTATCAAAGAACTGAACCGAGAATTGGGTATTACTTTCTTGATCATTACCCATGATGACAAAGTCGCCCGTATCGGCAATCGGGTCATAGAAATTATGGACGGAAAGTTGAACAAGGAGGCATTTGCTTCATGA
- a CDS encoding H-type small acid-soluble spore protein — MNVGRAKQILDSPEEIAVHYKGDPVWIQRVDEAGNTARIYPQREPENEMTVNVTMLEEV; from the coding sequence ATGAACGTTGGTAGAGCAAAGCAAATATTAGATTCACCTGAGGAAATAGCTGTTCATTATAAAGGAGATCCTGTTTGGATTCAACGAGTTGATGAAGCTGGAAATACCGCGAGAATTTATCCTCAACGTGAACCCGAAAACGAAATGACGGTTAACGTCACTATGTTAGAAGAAGTATAG
- a CDS encoding response regulator transcription factor — protein MSEKIKLFLVDDHEMVRRGLSSYLMTDPDFEIIGEASSGNEAVKLLQELYPDIVLMDLIMENGNGIEATKEIIKAHPECKIIILTSFYDDEQVFPAIEAGAFSYVLKTASADEISDTIKKAYVGQSVIESKVAQKMMNRFRGNETLPHQELTKRELEVLILLGDGKTNQEIGEELFIGIKTVKTHVSNILSKLQVSDRTQAAIYANRNKLTM, from the coding sequence GTGAGTGAAAAGATAAAGTTATTTCTCGTTGATGACCATGAAATGGTTAGAAGAGGATTAAGCTCTTATTTAATGACAGATCCAGACTTTGAAATTATTGGTGAAGCATCAAGCGGAAATGAAGCAGTGAAGCTGTTGCAGGAGCTCTATCCAGATATTGTTTTAATGGATTTAATAATGGAAAACGGAAATGGGATTGAAGCAACAAAGGAAATTATCAAGGCACATCCAGAATGTAAAATAATCATTTTAACGAGCTTCTATGATGATGAGCAAGTATTTCCTGCAATCGAAGCTGGAGCATTCAGCTATGTTTTAAAAACAGCATCAGCAGACGAAATTTCTGACACCATAAAAAAAGCTTATGTAGGTCAATCAGTTATCGAGTCGAAGGTAGCTCAGAAAATGATGAACCGGTTTCGAGGCAATGAAACCTTACCACATCAAGAACTTACCAAAAGAGAATTAGAAGTGCTTATTTTGCTCGGGGATGGTAAAACCAATCAAGAAATAGGTGAAGAATTATTCATCGGTATCAAAACAGTAAAGACGCACGTAAGTAATATATTAAGTAAGTTGCAAGTATCCGATCGGACGCAAGCAGCAATATATGCAAATCGAAATAAATTAACTATGTAA
- a CDS encoding sensor histidine kinase: MNENTNGVRKILYRSHLLNSVYTTVLIFFIFQILYYFKPNADPIVVSFMITAAVFILTLLLGFTFSYRKGQHVINRLNEISVAIAKLSFSNFDYRIQDSEQDEIGAICSDLNGLTIKVKKQMQSLQKLANEKAEYAERAHTAATIEERQRLARDLHDAVSQQLFALNMMSSAAMKLFDTHPQRAKAQLEQVVEMANKAQGEMRALLLHLRPIDLSGENLQKGIEGLVEELKLKSGIHIESEIHDIPDLSKGIEDHLFRLVQEGLANALRHSNASRLTIVLNHTDQHIRIHIRDNGAGFDLKDKKKTSYGLKTMQERCDEIGGKFSITTAKGKGTAIDVRVPIEERRVSSE, encoded by the coding sequence ATGAATGAGAATACAAACGGTGTCCGAAAGATTTTATACCGTTCACACCTCTTAAACTCCGTCTATACGACAGTGCTGATTTTCTTCATCTTTCAAATCCTTTACTACTTTAAACCGAATGCCGATCCGATTGTAGTGAGCTTTATGATAACAGCTGCCGTTTTTATATTAACCCTATTGCTAGGGTTCACTTTCAGTTATCGAAAAGGCCAACATGTAATTAACAGACTTAATGAAATATCGGTAGCGATTGCGAAGTTATCTTTTAGTAACTTTGATTATAGAATTCAAGACTCGGAGCAAGATGAAATTGGTGCAATATGTTCAGACTTGAACGGGCTTACCATTAAGGTTAAAAAGCAAATGCAATCTTTGCAGAAGTTAGCGAATGAAAAAGCTGAATATGCAGAAAGAGCACACACTGCAGCAACAATTGAAGAACGTCAACGTCTTGCTAGAGACCTACATGATGCGGTCAGTCAGCAGTTATTTGCATTAAATATGATGTCATCGGCTGCAATGAAGTTATTTGATACGCACCCACAAAGAGCAAAGGCACAGTTAGAGCAAGTTGTAGAAATGGCAAATAAGGCTCAAGGAGAGATGAGAGCGTTATTGCTTCATTTACGACCCATAGATCTATCGGGTGAAAATCTACAAAAGGGTATTGAAGGTCTAGTGGAAGAATTGAAGCTTAAATCAGGAATCCATATTGAATCTGAAATTCATGACATTCCTGATTTATCAAAAGGCATTGAAGACCATCTGTTTAGATTAGTACAAGAAGGGCTCGCAAATGCACTTCGCCATTCTAATGCAAGCCGTTTGACGATTGTACTCAATCACACAGATCAGCATATCCGTATCCATATAAGGGACAATGGGGCTGGATTTGATTTGAAAGATAAGAAAAAAACTTCATATGGATTGAAAACAATGCAAGAGAGGTGTGACGAAATTGGGGGCAAATTTTCAATTACAACAGCTAAAGGGAAAGGTACAGCAATCGACGTAAGAGTCCCTATTGAAGAAAGGAGAGTATCGAGTGAGTGA
- the liaF gene encoding cell wall-active antibiotics response protein LiaF, whose product MKLWSGGQFVVALFFIFGGAVLLLVNLGLISMEIDEAFNFLFPFVLFLLGIKWLFEAIFSKSRHGNWFFGLAFSVIGGLLIADRLGFITFTIGHILNLWPLFLVYIGVKILWGRGPKVTISRNKHNKSGLVSDVSMKEDNWQVQDLDEWNGVSDYDFDYTRAFIPDKETTIKLSGWVGDIKILIPEDVEFTVTTSSKIGDIKIGNYKKEGLVKNANYTSDRYDEATRKLNFQFDFKILDLKIDRV is encoded by the coding sequence ATGAAACTATGGTCAGGTGGTCAATTTGTAGTAGCTCTGTTCTTTATTTTTGGTGGAGCTGTATTGTTACTTGTCAATTTAGGTCTTATTTCCATGGAAATAGACGAAGCGTTTAACTTTTTGTTCCCATTTGTCTTATTTTTGCTAGGGATCAAATGGTTGTTTGAAGCAATCTTTTCGAAAAGTCGTCATGGAAATTGGTTTTTTGGACTTGCTTTCTCTGTCATTGGCGGACTATTAATTGCCGACCGTCTAGGGTTCATAACATTTACGATTGGACATATTTTAAACCTGTGGCCACTGTTCCTCGTCTATATAGGGGTTAAAATTTTGTGGGGACGCGGTCCAAAGGTAACGATAAGCAGAAATAAACATAACAAAAGCGGATTAGTATCAGATGTGTCGATGAAAGAGGACAATTGGCAAGTCCAGGATTTAGATGAATGGAATGGGGTATCCGATTATGATTTTGATTATACACGGGCGTTCATTCCAGACAAAGAAACAACCATCAAGTTATCCGGATGGGTTGGTGACATTAAAATTCTTATTCCAGAGGATGTTGAATTTACAGTTACAACTTCTTCTAAAATTGGCGATATTAAGATCGGTAATTATAAGAAGGAAGGGTTGGTCAAAAATGCGAACTATACATCAGATCGATACGATGAGGCTACCCGAAAACTTAATTTCCAGTTTGATTTTAAAATTCTAGATTTAAAAATAGATAGAGTTTAG
- a CDS encoding TraR/DksA family transcriptional regulator: protein MSLQSNDLEFYKNELLSMKENVYKRHRKHDLNLDIEELKSHSNHMGDSATAEYEQKKEMTLRDTDEELLNEIDEALKRIEKGTYGICVDTGEEITKERLEAIPYAKRTIEAQRKFDQQRNYPKDQTKVKREDPSDTVEQIEEEQNSYGR from the coding sequence ATGTCACTGCAATCAAATGATCTTGAATTTTATAAGAATGAATTATTATCGATGAAAGAAAACGTCTATAAGAGACACCGCAAGCATGACTTAAACCTCGATATAGAAGAATTGAAAAGTCATTCCAATCATATGGGAGATTCAGCAACAGCTGAATATGAACAGAAGAAAGAAATGACCCTTAGAGATACAGATGAAGAACTGTTAAATGAAATAGACGAAGCACTGAAAAGGATTGAAAAAGGCACTTATGGTATTTGTGTGGATACAGGTGAAGAAATTACGAAAGAACGATTAGAGGCAATACCATATGCTAAAAGAACAATTGAAGCACAACGGAAATTTGATCAACAAAGGAATTATCCTAAGGATCAAACCAAAGTGAAACGTGAAGATCCTTCTGACACAGTAGAACAAATTGAAGAGGAACAAAATTCTTATGGAAGATAA